One Pectobacterium polaris DNA window includes the following coding sequences:
- the tamA gene encoding autotransporter assembly complex protein TamA, which produces MCALLMLAPESQAANVRLQVMGLEGQLQKNVRARLSTISVDEINADGRFRSRVDEAIRQGLRALGYYDPQIGFEFRPAVNGGRPVLIATVTPGEPVKIAGVNITLRGGAHDDKDYQQLVKDDRPEIGSVLNHGDFDRFKSGLNGLSLRKGYFDARFQQSQLGVMREEREAFWDIDFDSGERYRFGAVHFQGAQIRDDYLQNLVPFHEGDAYTSEDLGELNRRLSATGWFNSVVVSPDFERSKSSKVLPLEAVVTPRTRNRIETGVGYATDVGPRFKTTWNKPWVNSRGHSLESSLSVSAPEQSLDFSYKIPLLKNPLEQYYLLQGGFKREDLNDTKSDGTTLNVARYWDLSSDWQRAINLRWSLDHFTQASVTDTTMLIYPGVSINRTRQRGGLMPVWGDTQRYSIDISDTIWGSDIDFAVVQAQNVWIRTLADKHRFVARGNLGWIETNNFSRVPPSLRFFAGGDRSIRGYKYKSISPRDSDGKLTGASKLATGSLEYQYNVTGKWWGAVFVDSGEAVNDIKRSNFKTGTGVGVRWASPIGPVKLDVAMPIGDAEKKNDVQFYIALGPEL; this is translated from the coding sequence ATGTGTGCGCTGCTGATGCTGGCCCCAGAGAGCCAGGCGGCGAATGTGCGTCTGCAAGTCATGGGGCTGGAAGGGCAGTTACAAAAGAATGTACGGGCACGCTTATCGACCATTTCGGTCGATGAGATTAATGCCGATGGGCGTTTCCGCTCACGCGTCGATGAAGCGATCCGTCAAGGATTGCGCGCGCTCGGCTACTACGATCCACAGATTGGTTTCGAATTCCGGCCTGCCGTTAATGGCGGACGACCCGTATTGATTGCCACCGTGACTCCCGGTGAACCGGTAAAAATTGCCGGGGTGAATATCACCCTGCGCGGCGGTGCGCATGACGATAAAGACTACCAACAGCTGGTTAAAGACGATCGCCCTGAAATCGGTTCGGTGCTGAACCACGGTGATTTCGATCGTTTTAAAAGCGGGCTGAACGGTTTGTCATTACGCAAAGGCTATTTCGATGCGCGCTTCCAGCAAAGCCAGCTTGGCGTGATGCGGGAAGAGAGAGAGGCGTTTTGGGATATCGACTTTGACAGCGGTGAGCGCTATCGCTTTGGTGCCGTACATTTTCAGGGCGCACAAATCCGCGATGACTATCTGCAAAATCTGGTGCCGTTTCACGAAGGTGACGCTTACACCAGTGAAGATCTCGGTGAGTTAAACCGCCGTCTTTCTGCAACGGGGTGGTTTAACTCTGTCGTGGTCTCGCCTGATTTCGAACGGTCAAAAAGCTCCAAGGTACTACCGCTGGAAGCCGTGGTGACGCCACGAACCCGTAACCGTATTGAAACCGGGGTCGGCTATGCCACGGATGTTGGCCCACGCTTTAAAACGACCTGGAATAAACCTTGGGTGAATTCACGGGGCCACAGTCTGGAAAGCAGCCTGAGCGTGTCCGCGCCGGAGCAATCGCTCGATTTTAGCTACAAAATCCCCTTACTGAAGAACCCGCTTGAACAGTATTACCTGCTGCAAGGCGGTTTCAAGCGCGAAGATCTCAACGATACCAAATCCGATGGCACCACGCTGAACGTGGCGCGCTACTGGGATCTCTCCAGCGACTGGCAACGGGCGATTAACCTGCGCTGGAGCCTCGATCACTTTACGCAGGCAAGCGTGACGGATACCACGATGCTGATCTATCCGGGCGTCAGCATTAACCGAACTCGCCAACGCGGCGGGCTAATGCCGGTGTGGGGCGATACGCAGCGCTATTCTATCGATATTTCTGACACCATTTGGGGATCGGATATCGACTTTGCCGTGGTTCAGGCGCAAAACGTCTGGATTCGTACGCTGGCGGATAAACACCGTTTTGTCGCGCGCGGTAATCTGGGCTGGATTGAAACCAATAATTTCTCCCGCGTTCCGCCTTCACTGCGTTTCTTTGCCGGTGGCGATCGCAGCATCCGTGGCTATAAGTACAAATCGATTTCGCCGCGCGACAGCGACGGCAAACTGACCGGTGCGTCCAAGCTGGCGACCGGCTCGCTCGAATACCAATACAACGTCACGGGAAAATGGTGGGGCGCAGTTTTTGTTGATTCAGGTGAAGCAGTGAATGACATCAAACGCAGTAACTTCAAGACCGGCACGGGCGTCGGCGTACGCTGGGCCTCGCCGATTGGCCCAGTGAAACTCGATGTTGCTATGCCGATCGGCGATGCAGAGAAGAAGAACGATGTTCAGTTCTATATCGCGCTGGGGCCTGAATTATGA
- a CDS encoding bifunctional 2',3'-cyclic-nucleotide 2'-phosphodiesterase/3'-nucleotidase → MKHSLALSLLATLVATTVHAATVDLRVLETTDLHSNMMDFDYYKDTPTDKFGLVRTASLIHAAREQATNSVLVDNGDLIQGSPLGDYMASKGLKAGDVHPVYQAMNTLDYSVGNIGNHEFNYGLDYLHKALSGAKFPYVNANVLDAKTGKPLFTPYHIENKSVTDRDGKQHTLRIGYIGFVPPQVMVWDKANLTGKVTVEDITESAKKWVPEMRKQGADLVIVIPHSGLSAEPYKAMAENSVYYLSQIPGVDAIMFGHAHAVFPSNDFANIKGADIKQGTLNGVPAVMPGQWGDHLGVVDFTLNNDSGTWKVEQAKAEARPIYDKAQKKSLAAEDDKLVKVLSDAHQNTREFVSKPIGKSADNMYSYLSLIQDDPTVQIVNNAQRAYVEHFIQGDPDLADLPVLSAAAPFKAGGRKNDPASYVEVEKGQLTFRNAADLYLYPNTLVVVKVNGQQVQEWLECSAGQFKQIDPSKREPQSLLNWDGFRTYNFDVIDGVNYQIDVTQPARYDSECALINDKSHRIKGLTFNGKPIDPKATFLIATNNYRAYGEKFAGTGEKYVAFASPDENRSVLAAYISAETQKSGEVKPQADNNWRLAPIVSDTPLDIRFETSPSEKATAFIKEKAQYPMTSVGNDETGFAVYRLDLQHAK, encoded by the coding sequence ATGAAGCATTCACTGGCACTCAGCCTGCTTGCTACGCTGGTCGCCACGACCGTTCATGCCGCTACTGTTGATCTGCGGGTATTGGAAACCACCGATCTACACAGCAATATGATGGATTTCGATTACTACAAGGATACGCCAACCGATAAATTTGGTCTGGTGCGTACCGCCAGCCTGATTCACGCCGCACGCGAACAAGCCACCAACAGCGTGCTGGTGGATAACGGCGATCTGATCCAAGGCAGCCCGTTAGGCGATTACATGGCCTCGAAGGGGCTGAAAGCGGGCGACGTGCACCCGGTTTATCAGGCGATGAACACGCTGGATTATTCTGTCGGCAACATCGGTAACCACGAATTCAACTATGGTCTGGACTATCTGCACAAGGCGCTGTCCGGCGCGAAATTCCCTTATGTGAATGCCAATGTGCTGGATGCGAAAACGGGTAAACCGCTGTTTACGCCTTACCACATTGAAAACAAGTCAGTTACGGATCGCGATGGCAAACAGCATACCCTGCGTATCGGCTATATTGGTTTCGTCCCGCCGCAGGTCATGGTGTGGGATAAAGCTAATCTGACAGGAAAAGTCACCGTCGAAGACATCACGGAGAGTGCCAAAAAGTGGGTGCCGGAAATGCGTAAGCAAGGTGCCGATCTAGTGATCGTTATCCCTCACTCCGGCCTTTCTGCCGAGCCGTATAAGGCGATGGCGGAAAACTCGGTTTACTACCTCAGCCAAATTCCTGGGGTCGACGCGATCATGTTCGGCCATGCTCACGCCGTTTTCCCTAGCAATGACTTTGCGAACATCAAGGGTGCCGACATCAAACAGGGAACGCTCAACGGCGTGCCTGCGGTGATGCCGGGGCAATGGGGTGACCACCTCGGCGTCGTCGATTTCACGCTGAATAACGACAGCGGCACATGGAAGGTGGAACAGGCGAAAGCGGAAGCCAGACCGATCTATGACAAAGCGCAGAAGAAATCACTGGCGGCGGAAGACGACAAACTGGTGAAAGTGCTGTCCGATGCGCACCAGAATACGCGCGAGTTTGTCAGCAAGCCTATCGGCAAATCCGCCGACAACATGTATAGCTACCTGTCGCTGATTCAGGACGATCCTACCGTGCAGATCGTCAACAATGCGCAGCGCGCCTATGTCGAACACTTTATTCAGGGCGATCCCGATCTGGCCGATCTGCCGGTACTTTCCGCCGCCGCACCGTTTAAAGCCGGTGGACGTAAAAACGATCCGGCCAGCTATGTCGAAGTAGAAAAAGGCCAGCTCACCTTCCGTAACGCTGCCGATCTGTATCTCTACCCGAATACGCTGGTGGTGGTGAAAGTCAACGGACAGCAGGTGCAGGAGTGGCTGGAATGCTCTGCGGGTCAGTTCAAACAAATCGATCCAAGCAAGCGCGAACCACAATCCTTACTCAACTGGGACGGCTTCCGCACCTATAACTTCGACGTGATCGATGGTGTTAATTATCAGATTGATGTGACGCAGCCTGCCCGCTATGACAGCGAGTGCGCATTGATCAATGATAAATCGCACCGTATCAAAGGGCTGACGTTTAACGGCAAACCGATCGATCCCAAAGCGACCTTCCTGATCGCCACCAATAACTATCGCGCCTACGGTGAGAAATTTGCCGGTACGGGTGAGAAGTACGTGGCCTTCGCCTCGCCGGATGAAAACCGCTCTGTTCTGGCGGCTTACATCAGCGCGGAAACGCAAAAATCGGGAGAAGTGAAGCCGCAGGCGGATAACAACTGGCGTCTGGCCCCTATCGTCAGCGATACGCCGCTGGATATCCGTTTTGAAACCTCACCGTCTGAGAAAGCCACGGCGTTTATCAAAGAGAAAGCACAGTACCCGATGACGTCCGTCGGCAATGACGAAACGGGCTTTGCGGTTTATCGCCTTGACCTGCAACACGCGAAATAA
- a CDS encoding YtfJ family protein: MIKIRHLLLALSITPLLGLLSLPASAHTLVLNQLVPPVGVADRGELQYLNNQFSYKNWNSAQLPGKVRVIQHIAGRTSAKEMNDPLISALKAANLPHDYYQTTTIVNTDDAIIGTSMFVRSSLEDNKKAFPWSQFIVDSNGNVRKSWQLQPQSSAIAVLDKQGKIRFVKDGALSGQEVQQVMSLLRQLLEEK; the protein is encoded by the coding sequence ATGATAAAAATACGCCACCTGCTCCTCGCGCTCTCTATCACGCCTCTGTTGGGGCTGCTCTCACTCCCAGCTTCGGCCCATACGCTGGTACTTAACCAATTGGTTCCTCCCGTCGGCGTCGCAGACCGGGGAGAACTTCAGTACCTTAATAATCAGTTTAGTTATAAAAACTGGAACAGCGCGCAGTTACCCGGAAAAGTACGGGTGATACAACATATCGCTGGCCGCACCTCTGCCAAAGAGATGAACGATCCACTCATCTCCGCACTGAAGGCCGCTAACCTACCGCATGATTATTACCAAACGACGACAATCGTGAATACCGACGATGCCATCATTGGCACCAGCATGTTTGTGCGCAGTAGCCTTGAGGACAACAAGAAAGCCTTCCCGTGGTCGCAATTTATTGTCGATAGCAACGGTAACGTGCGGAAGAGTTGGCAGCTCCAGCCACAAAGCTCGGCTATCGCGGTGCTGGATAAACAGGGGAAAATCCGTTTCGTGAAGGATGGCGCGTTGAGCGGACAGGAAGTGCAGCAGGTGATGTCCCTGCTGCGCCAGTTACTGGAAGAGAAATAA
- a CDS encoding DUF2502 domain-containing protein produces MFKPLVISALFVGMFAVMPAPEAKGASIDLMPGVTLNIGERDRRGNYWDGYDWRSERWWQEHRGYQRGERNRHGYYWDGWRWRDAREWRESQRDRRDYDKRRFDPPRYVDDRGPRRGDWDRRGHERGKGYYRNGRGSFRD; encoded by the coding sequence ATGTTTAAGCCACTCGTCATCAGTGCCCTGTTTGTGGGAATGTTTGCGGTCATGCCAGCGCCAGAGGCTAAGGGTGCCAGCATCGATCTGATGCCCGGCGTCACGTTGAATATCGGCGAGCGTGACAGACGAGGTAATTACTGGGATGGCTATGACTGGCGCAGCGAGCGCTGGTGGCAGGAGCACCGGGGTTACCAGCGTGGTGAACGTAATCGGCACGGTTACTATTGGGATGGTTGGCGCTGGCGCGATGCCCGCGAGTGGCGTGAGAGTCAGCGAGACAGACGTGATTATGATAAGCGCCGTTTTGATCCCCCTCGCTACGTTGACGATCGCGGTCCGCGTCGCGGTGATTGGGACAGACGCGGGCATGAGCGGGGTAAGGGTTACTATCGCAATGGCCGGGGATCGTTTCGCGATTAG
- a CDS encoding flavodoxin family protein → MSKAVVIYHSGYGHTQRLATAVAEGANAELIAIDAEGNISDAEWEQLAAADAIIFGTPTYMGGPTWQFKKFADASSKAWFSRSWSNKVFGGFTNSASLNGDKQVTLIYLQTLASQHGGIWVSLNQLPSNAKAAKRDDLNNLGGSVGLLAQTPSDASVDEVVAGDLATGKLYGQRIADIAAKLAN, encoded by the coding sequence ATGTCAAAAGCAGTCGTTATTTATCATTCAGGCTACGGCCACACCCAGCGTTTGGCGACTGCCGTTGCCGAAGGCGCTAATGCCGAGCTGATTGCCATCGATGCGGAAGGGAATATCAGCGATGCCGAGTGGGAGCAACTCGCCGCGGCTGACGCCATTATTTTCGGTACACCGACCTACATGGGCGGCCCGACCTGGCAGTTCAAGAAATTCGCAGATGCCAGCTCTAAAGCCTGGTTCTCCCGCAGTTGGAGCAACAAAGTGTTTGGCGGCTTTACTAACAGCGCCAGCCTGAACGGCGACAAGCAGGTCACCCTGATTTATCTGCAAACGCTGGCTTCACAGCACGGCGGAATTTGGGTCAGCCTGAACCAACTGCCTTCCAATGCCAAAGCGGCAAAACGCGATGATTTGAATAACCTCGGTGGTTCTGTCGGTCTGCTGGCGCAGACGCCGTCCGACGCCAGCGTAGATGAAGTGGTCGCGGGAGATCTGGCGACCGGTAAGCTGTATGGTCAGCGCATCGCTGACATCGCCGCAAAACTGGCTAACTAG
- the cysQ gene encoding 3'(2'),5'-bisphosphate nucleotidase CysQ — translation MLETICQLARDAGAAIMQVYEGQHPVDVAHKKDDSPVTAADLAAHRVIKDGLAAAYPDIPLLSEEDPPEWEIRRHWQRYWLVDPLDGTKEFLSRNGEFTVNIALIENGEAVLGVVYVPVTGVMYSAADGKAWKEESGQRRQITVKQASLPLVVVSRSHADRELKDYLSQLGEHQTVAIGSSLKFCLVAEGEAQLYPRFGATNIWDTAAGHAVAVAAGAQVNDWQGRPLSYTPRESFLNPGFRVSLF, via the coding sequence ATGCTAGAAACTATTTGCCAACTGGCCCGTGACGCCGGTGCCGCCATTATGCAGGTTTACGAAGGGCAACATCCTGTGGATGTCGCGCACAAGAAAGACGATTCACCGGTGACTGCTGCTGACCTTGCGGCGCATCGAGTGATTAAGGACGGGCTGGCTGCGGCGTATCCCGATATTCCTTTGCTGTCAGAAGAAGATCCGCCTGAATGGGAAATCCGTCGGCACTGGCAGCGCTATTGGTTGGTCGATCCGCTGGACGGCACCAAAGAGTTCCTCAGCCGCAATGGCGAATTTACGGTGAATATTGCGCTGATCGAGAACGGTGAAGCCGTGCTGGGCGTGGTGTATGTGCCGGTTACGGGCGTGATGTATTCTGCGGCGGACGGCAAAGCTTGGAAAGAAGAGAGCGGCCAGCGTCGGCAGATTACGGTGAAGCAGGCTAGTCTGCCGCTGGTTGTGGTCAGCCGCTCTCATGCCGATCGGGAATTAAAGGACTATCTCAGCCAACTGGGCGAACACCAGACGGTGGCGATTGGGTCATCGCTAAAATTTTGTTTGGTGGCGGAAGGCGAAGCGCAACTTTACCCACGCTTCGGGGCGACTAACATCTGGGATACCGCGGCAGGTCATGCGGTGGCAGTCGCCGCCGGGGCGCAGGTTAACGATTGGCAAGGGCGTCCGCTGTCCTACACGCCACGTGAATCGTTCCTCAACCCCGGCTTTCGCGTCTCTTTATTTTAA
- a CDS encoding hemolysin family protein has translation MLNSLLLILFLIAISAFFSISEISLAASRKIKLKLMADEGNLNADLVLKFQETPGIFFTVIQIGVNAVAILAGIIGDAAFSPTFSMLFERFMSPEAADKVSFICSFVLVTSLFILFGDLTPKRIGMIAPETVAVRIINPMRFCLFLFRPLVWVFNGLANVIFRLLKLPMVRKDDITSDDIYAVVEAGALAGVLRKQEHELIENVFELESRTVPSSMTSRESVVYFDLREQEDSIKEKIAQQPHSKFLVCDGTIDQIIGYVDSKDLLIRVLGNQSLTLSSGVQIRPALIVPDTLTLSEALESFKTAGEDFAVILNEYALIVGIITLNDVMTTLMGDLVGQGMEEQIVARDENSWLVEGGTPIEDVMRALNIDDFPHSGNYETIGGFMMYTLRKIPKRTDAVRFSGYKFEVVDIDSYKIDQLLVTRLEDRPIVSSSAKIDSDD, from the coding sequence ATGTTAAACAGTCTATTACTGATTCTTTTTCTTATTGCCATCAGTGCGTTTTTCTCGATTTCCGAGATCTCGCTGGCGGCATCCCGTAAAATTAAACTCAAACTGATGGCCGATGAGGGAAACCTCAATGCCGATCTGGTGCTCAAGTTTCAAGAAACGCCGGGCATCTTCTTTACCGTAATTCAAATTGGTGTCAACGCCGTCGCGATTCTGGCCGGTATCATCGGTGATGCGGCATTTTCCCCGACGTTTTCCATGTTGTTTGAACGCTTCATGTCACCCGAAGCCGCAGATAAAGTCAGTTTCATCTGCTCATTCGTCCTCGTCACCAGCCTGTTTATCCTGTTTGGCGATCTCACCCCGAAACGCATTGGTATGATTGCGCCGGAAACCGTCGCGGTTCGCATAATCAACCCCATGCGCTTCTGCCTGTTTCTCTTCCGTCCGCTGGTTTGGGTATTTAACGGCTTGGCTAACGTCATTTTCCGCCTGCTCAAGCTGCCAATGGTGCGCAAAGATGACATTACGTCCGATGATATTTATGCCGTAGTGGAAGCGGGTGCGCTGGCTGGCGTACTGCGTAAACAGGAACATGAGCTTATTGAGAACGTGTTCGAGCTGGAATCCCGTACGGTGCCGTCTTCGATGACCTCGCGCGAAAGCGTGGTCTATTTCGATCTGCGCGAGCAGGAAGACAGTATTAAGGAAAAGATCGCCCAGCAGCCACATTCCAAGTTTCTGGTTTGCGATGGCACGATCGATCAGATCATCGGCTACGTGGATTCTAAAGACCTGCTGATTCGGGTGCTGGGAAATCAGAGCCTGACGCTGAGTAGCGGCGTACAGATTCGTCCGGCGCTGATCGTGCCGGATACGCTGACACTGTCCGAAGCGTTAGAAAGCTTTAAAACCGCGGGCGAAGATTTCGCCGTTATTCTGAACGAATACGCGCTGATCGTCGGCATCATCACCCTTAACGACGTGATGACGACGCTGATGGGCGATCTCGTCGGTCAGGGAATGGAAGAACAGATTGTCGCACGCGACGAGAATTCATGGCTGGTTGAAGGCGGCACGCCAATAGAAGACGTGATGCGCGCGCTGAACATTGATGATTTCCCGCATTCCGGCAACTACGAAACCATCGGCGGCTTCATGATGTATACGCTGCGGAAAATCCCGAAACGTACCGATGCGGTGCGCTTCTCAGGCTATAAGTTTGAAGTGGTAGATATCGATAGCTACAAGATCGATCAGCTGCTGGTAACACGTCTGGAAGACCGCCCGATTGTCTCATCAAGCGCGAAGATTGATAGCGACGATTAA
- a CDS encoding winged helix-turn-helix transcriptional regulator translates to MSKRYDVYAQNCPTRMILDRVGDKWTLLILNILVERPMRFNQLKRDVEGISQKVLSQTLKNLVRDGFVERTVFPTIPVTVEYASTAMGKTLAKPIAELTYWAEQNMDNVLLSQQKFDASANSAVEPL, encoded by the coding sequence ATGAGCAAACGCTATGATGTTTATGCGCAAAACTGCCCGACCCGTATGATTTTGGATCGCGTGGGGGATAAATGGACGTTGCTGATTCTGAATATTCTGGTTGAACGACCGATGCGCTTTAATCAGTTAAAACGCGACGTGGAAGGGATTTCACAAAAGGTGCTGTCACAAACGCTGAAGAATCTGGTGCGCGACGGTTTTGTCGAACGAACCGTCTTCCCAACCATTCCGGTGACGGTGGAATATGCCTCAACAGCGATGGGAAAAACGCTGGCCAAGCCGATTGCTGAACTTACCTATTGGGCCGAGCAGAATATGGATAACGTGCTGTTGTCCCAACAGAAGTTTGATGCGTCAGCAAATAGTGCGGTTGAGCCGCTATAA
- a CDS encoding DUF1107 domain-containing protein, with the protein MRIFERYNPLKVAKYVKTLFRGRLYIKGVGAFEFDYGKILLPKKQDKQHLLVMSEVNRQVIRLQAEMG; encoded by the coding sequence ATGAGGATCTTCGAACGTTACAATCCTTTGAAAGTCGCCAAGTATGTGAAAACCCTGTTTCGTGGGCGGCTGTACATAAAAGGGGTTGGTGCTTTTGAGTTCGACTACGGCAAAATTCTATTGCCAAAGAAACAGGATAAGCAGCATCTTCTGGTGATGTCAGAAGTCAATCGCCAGGTCATCCGGCTTCAGGCCGAGATGGGATAA
- the ipdC gene encoding indolepyruvate decarboxylase, whose amino-acid sequence MGENYTVGDYLLDRLTQIGIQHLFGVPGDYNLHFLDHVIRHSEITWVGCANELNAAYAADGYARCRPAAALLTTFGVGELSAINGIAGSYAECLPVIHIAAAPSLASQHNGELLHHTLGDGDFSHFSRMAAEVTVAQASLTVENATTEIDRVIGEALAQHKPVYLFLPLDVAAAPAGTRPYSLVIPEPLRSDESLQAFVTAATAMLSEAKSVSLLADFLAQRVGVAEQIQRWLDKTPLPHATLLMGKGTLNEQHHSFTGTYAGGGSHEAIRAHIEDADTIISIGVRYTDTITAGFSHQIPSEKNIDIQPTLARVGGQVFPAIPMPDAIAALENITATLAPLWDHRTITPPALPPSEHTDTLNQRELWQQMQRFLRSGDILVTDQGTSCFGAAALRLPNNCHFIVQPLWGSIGYSLPAAFGAQIAEPERRVVLLIGDGSLQLTVQELGSIIRDRLNMVIVVLNNGGYTVERAIHGPEQRYNDIAAWNWTQLPAALGADENEILCKQVCSPAALAQVLEQVNAASRFSLIEVVLPKMDIPALLHTITQSLETRNTVQ is encoded by the coding sequence ATGGGCGAAAACTATACGGTAGGCGACTATTTACTGGATCGTCTGACACAGATTGGTATTCAGCATCTCTTCGGGGTGCCGGGCGATTACAACCTGCATTTTCTCGATCATGTCATCAGGCACTCGGAAATCACTTGGGTGGGCTGCGCGAACGAATTAAACGCCGCTTACGCCGCCGATGGCTATGCACGATGCCGTCCGGCAGCAGCCCTGCTCACCACCTTCGGCGTGGGCGAGCTCAGTGCGATTAACGGTATCGCAGGCAGCTATGCGGAATGCCTGCCCGTCATTCACATTGCCGCTGCGCCCAGTCTCGCGTCACAACACAACGGTGAATTACTCCATCACACATTAGGCGACGGCGACTTTAGCCACTTTTCCCGCATGGCGGCAGAAGTCACCGTTGCGCAAGCCAGCCTCACCGTCGAGAACGCCACCACGGAGATCGACAGGGTCATTGGAGAAGCGCTTGCTCAACACAAGCCGGTCTACCTGTTTCTGCCCTTGGACGTGGCTGCGGCACCCGCTGGTACACGACCGTATTCGCTCGTTATCCCTGAACCATTACGCTCTGATGAGTCGCTGCAAGCCTTTGTTACCGCCGCCACAGCGATGCTGAGCGAGGCAAAGTCAGTCTCATTACTGGCTGATTTTCTGGCTCAGCGTGTTGGCGTTGCAGAGCAAATCCAACGCTGGCTCGATAAAACGCCACTCCCCCACGCCACCTTGCTGATGGGAAAAGGCACGCTAAACGAACAGCACCATAGCTTTACCGGCACCTACGCGGGTGGCGGCAGTCACGAAGCGATCCGGGCACACATCGAAGATGCGGATACCATCATCAGCATTGGCGTACGTTACACCGATACGATTACCGCTGGCTTCAGCCACCAGATTCCCAGCGAAAAAAACATCGATATCCAGCCCACGCTGGCGCGCGTCGGAGGTCAGGTTTTCCCAGCTATTCCAATGCCAGACGCTATCGCCGCGCTGGAAAACATCACCGCGACACTCGCGCCCCTTTGGGATCACCGCACCATTACGCCTCCGGCTTTACCGCCATCAGAGCACACAGACACACTCAATCAGCGGGAGTTGTGGCAACAGATGCAGCGCTTCCTCCGCTCTGGCGATATTCTCGTGACCGACCAGGGCACCTCCTGTTTTGGGGCCGCGGCACTCCGGCTGCCGAATAACTGCCACTTCATCGTCCAGCCGCTGTGGGGATCGATAGGCTATTCTCTACCAGCCGCATTTGGCGCACAAATTGCTGAACCAGAACGGCGTGTGGTGCTGTTGATCGGCGACGGCTCGCTACAACTCACCGTACAAGAGCTTGGCTCTATCATTCGGGATCGCTTGAACATGGTCATTGTGGTGCTGAATAACGGAGGCTACACGGTCGAACGCGCCATTCACGGCCCAGAACAGCGTTACAACGATATTGCCGCCTGGAACTGGACACAGCTTCCCGCTGCACTAGGAGCAGATGAAAACGAGATACTCTGTAAACAGGTGTGTTCACCAGCGGCACTCGCGCAGGTGCTTGAACAGGTGAATGCCGCATCTCGCTTCTCGCTCATTGAGGTGGTATTACCGAAAATGGATATTCCCGCGCTCTTACACACCATCACGCAATCGCTTGAGACCCGCAATACCGTGCAGTAG
- the msrA gene encoding peptide-methionine (S)-S-oxide reductase MsrA — MNSIDKTQRITQSDALPGRSTPMPVARLHVVHEHSMTHVPDSMSVAIFAMGCFWGAERLFWQQPGIHSTAAGYIGGYTPNPTYREVCSGQTDHAEAVRVVFDPTVIGYEQLLQLFWENHDPAQGMRQGGDIGSQYRSAIYTLTPEQEQAAQESLQRFQQAMRENGDGRAISTEIEPAGPFYYAEDDHQQYLYKNPNGYCGLGGIGVCLPPQR; from the coding sequence ATGAATTCAATTGATAAAACGCAGCGGATTACGCAATCCGATGCTTTACCGGGGCGTTCCACCCCTATGCCCGTCGCCAGGCTGCATGTCGTGCATGAACATTCCATGACGCATGTGCCGGACTCGATGTCTGTCGCGATTTTTGCGATGGGCTGCTTCTGGGGCGCGGAGCGTTTGTTCTGGCAACAGCCGGGGATCCACAGCACGGCGGCGGGTTACATCGGCGGTTATACCCCCAACCCGACCTACCGTGAAGTGTGCAGCGGGCAGACCGACCACGCCGAAGCGGTGCGTGTCGTTTTCGATCCTACGGTGATCGGCTACGAACAGTTGCTGCAACTGTTCTGGGAAAATCACGACCCCGCGCAGGGTATGCGTCAGGGCGGGGATATCGGCAGTCAGTACCGTTCCGCTATCTATACGCTCACGCCTGAGCAAGAACAGGCGGCACAGGAAAGCCTTCAACGCTTTCAGCAGGCGATGAGGGAAAACGGTGACGGCCGCGCCATCAGCACAGAAATCGAGCCTGCGGGTCCGTTCTATTACGCGGAAGACGATCACCAGCAATACCTGTACAAGAACCCGAACGGCTACTGTGGATTAGGCGGCATCGGCGTCTGTCTTCCGCCTCAGCGTTGA